The Desulfuromonadales bacterium sequence TTCCCGCCGCGAAAACCTGGCCCATGCCTTTCGCGCCATCGACGTCGGCCGCGAGGAGGTGACCGAACACTGGTACGACCAGCTCTTCCTGATCAGCCACGACGTCGCCTTCACCGAGGTGACCGACCAGATGATCTGCATCGGGGAGCAGGAGGGCCGGCGGTTGTAGCCGGCGGGGTATTAGGGGCCAGCATAGGGGGAGATAGCCATGGCAGACACCACCATTCAGGACCGCGCGGCCGGCGCCGTCATGGGCGCCTTCATCGGCGATGCTCTGGGCCTCGGCCCGCACTGGTATTACGACCTCGCTGAACTGCGCCGTGATTACGGCGAATGGATCACCGGCTACACCGATCCCAGGCCCGGCCGCTACCATGCAGGGTTCAGGGCCGGCCAGCTTTCCCAGGCGGGCTTCATCCTCACCCTCATGGTCCGCTCCCTCGTTGACCGCGGCGGCTATGACGAGGCGGACTTCTGCCGCCGGCTGGACGAAGACCTCTTTCCGCTTCTCGACGGCACGCCGGTGAGCGGGCCGGGCGGTTACACCAGCCAGTCGATTCGCGAGGCCTGGCGGCGCCGCGTACAGCAGCAGCTGCCGTGGGGGCAGACCGGCGGCCACGCCGACACCACCGAAGCCATCGAGCGCATCCTCGCCATCGCCGTGCGCTATGCCTGCCAGCCCGGACGACTCGCCTCGGCCATCACGGCCAACACCATCCTGACCCAGAGCGACGACACCGTGGTTTCGATGACCGTCGCCTACGGCGCAGTGCTGGGCCTTCTGGTGCAGGGGCATCCACTGGACACGAAACTGTCCGGCAAGCTTATGGATCTGGTCAAAACCGGGGAACTCCCCTTTCACGCCGTGACCCGCGCGGATCTCCAGCCACCCCGCCCGGGCGATCCCGATCCCCCCCGCGCCGGCCGATTCGCCTCACCCGATGCCCTGCTGACACCTTCCTACATGGCCGCCGCCGCAGCGGACCCGGACATCCGCATCGAGCCGGCATGGAAGGTGTCCATCGTTTACGGCATGCCCTGCGCCATCTATCACCAGCTCCCCGCCGCCTACTACCTTGCCGCGCGCTTCCCCGACGATTTCGAAGCCGCCGTGCTGCATGCCGTCAATGGCGGCGGGCAAAATCAGGCGCGGACTATCCTCGCCGGCGCCCTGGCCGGTGCTCAGACCGGCCTCTCCGGCATTCCTCAGCGCTTCCTCGATGGACTGCAGGACGCCGCAACGCTCGGCAACCTGGCCGTCGAACTTGCTTCAAAGGTTGGCGATTCCACCGGTTCTCAGTAGATGCTGAGAGCTGTCGCGAAGCGAAAAGGTGGTGCCGGTTGCGGGGCCATTATTGCGAAGACAGGTCGGGCAGGGTGCCTCCTGATTTCAATGTTTGACATCCCGGAAGGGGGTAGGGTACACTTTTCCCAAAAAAGGGGAGTAGCATCCGGAACCTTCCGGCCCGCGTTTCGTCAATACGGTGGCCGCGCCACCCGGACGCGGGAGCTGCGACGTCATGTCGGGCCTTGCAAGACCTTTGTCCACTGCATGCAACCATGCAGCGGGTAAAGGTCTTTTCTTTTACCCGCTGCGCAACCGGAGGCACGGAAGTAAAAGAATGTACCAGCTCATGTTCGCCTGCCTTCTCACCTTATGCTCAGAATAGGAGATTTTTTTGTGAATTCCCTCTGGATGTGGCTCGGCTTCAACCTTTTTGTTCTAGTACTGCTGGCCCTCGACCTCGGCCTGCTCCACCGCAAGGATAAGGAGGTGGGGATTCGGGAAGCCCTCCTGCTCAGCCTTGGCTATTTCGTACTGGCGCTGATCTTCGGGGCCGGGGTCTTTCATTTCCTCGGCGCAAATGCCGGGGTCGAGTTTTTCACCGGCTACCTGCTCGAGAAGAGCCTGAGCGTCGACAATATTTTTGTCTTCGTTTTGATCTTCAGCCATTTCTCGGTCCCGCCCCAGTACCAGCACCGGGTCCTGTTCTGGGGCATCCTGGGCGCCCTGGTGATGCGCGCCGCGCTGATCCTGACCGGCGCGGCGATCATCGAGTCCTTCCACTGGGTCATCTACATCTTCGGCGCCTTCCTCGTCTTCACCGGAGCCAAGATGCTGGCGACGATCAACCAGAAGCCTGACATGGAGGGGAACCGCCTGGTCCGCCTGATCCGTCGTCGATTCCGGGTGACGGAAAACTTTGAGGGGCACAAGTTTTTTACCCGCCGCGACGGTCTGCTTTACCTGACGCCGCTGATGGTGGTTCTGATCCTGGTCGAAGTCACCGATGTGGTGTTCGCGCTCGACTCCATCCCGGCCATTTTTGCGATTACCACCGACCCGTTCATCGTCTATACTTCCAACGTCTTCGCCATCCTCGGGCTGCGGGCGCTCTATTTCGCCCTGGTCGGCATCATCCACCGGTTTCACTATCTCAAGTATGGCCTGTCGCTGGTGCTCATGGTGGTCGGTGCAAAGATGCTCATCAACGCGGCTTTCGGCAAGGTCATCCCTACGGAGGTTGCACTGCTGATCACCGCCCTGCTGATCGGCGGTTCGATGCTGGTATCGGTCATCAAGACACGGCGCCTGCCCGAAGCGGCCGGCACGGAGGAAGCCATCCACGGTTGGGTGCCGGGCAGCCCTGCTACCAAATCCGAATCCGGCGCGAAGGTCCCGCCCAAAACCAGGCAGTGAAGGGAAACGAAGGAAAAATTGTATGGATGCAATCTGGCTTGAACTGGTCATCGTCCTGCTGCTCATCCTGGCCAACGGATATTTTGCCGGCGCGGAACTCGCCATCGTTTCCGTCCGCCGCGGCCGCATGGCTCAACTGGCGGCCGAGGGGAACAAGCGGGCCCAGGTGGTGGAGCAACTGCTCTCCGACCCGCACCGCTTTCTGGCCACGGTCCAGATCGGTGTCACCCTGGTTGGGACCATGGCCTCAGCTGTCGGCGGCGCCGCCGCCATCGAAGTCATCAAGCCGATTCTTCAGCAGGTCCCCGTGCGCGTCATCAGCAATGCCGCTGAACCCCTGGCGCTCTTCCTGGTGGTCGGCTGTATCGCCTACCTCTCCCTGATCCTTGGGGAACTGGTGCCCAAGGCCCTCGCCCTGGAGCACTCGGAACGGATTGCCCTCGGCGTGGCTCGGCCGATTCGCTTCCTGGCCCGGATCGGGGGGGTGGCGGTTTTCACTCTGACCCTTTCGAGCCGGACGGTTCTGCGCCTGCTGGGAATCAAGGCCACAGGGGAGCGGGCCTTCATCACCAAGGAAGAGATCCAGCACCTGGTGGCCGAGGGGCGGGAAACGGGGGGAGTCACGCCCAGCGAGCAGGAGTTCATCCGGAATGTGTTCGAGTTTTCCAAAACCCAGGTGCGGGAGGTCATGGTACCTCGCCCCCGGATTGTGGCACTGGATCTGGGAGAGGACCGCGATCAGATACTGAAGATCGTTGTGGACAGCCAGTATTCGCGCTTTCCGGTTTATCGGGGGGAGATCGATAACGTGGTTGGATTCATCCATGGCAAGGACCTGCTGGGCCAGGCGGTGCAGAACCCCGACTTCAATCTGGAAAGCCTTTTGCGGACCCCTTTCTTTGTTCCGGAAGCGAAAAAGGTAAACGACTTGCTGCGGGAGATGCAGCGCGGGCACATCCACATGGCGATGGTGGTGGACGAGTACGGCAGCCTGAGCGGAGTGGTCACCACCGAGGATCTGTTGGAAGAGTTGGTCGGGGAAATAGAGGACGAGCATGACCAGGGTGAGCCGCAGCGCATTCAGCGTCTCAAGGATGGCGGCTACCTGGTC is a genomic window containing:
- a CDS encoding TerC family protein — encoded protein: MNSLWMWLGFNLFVLVLLALDLGLLHRKDKEVGIREALLLSLGYFVLALIFGAGVFHFLGANAGVEFFTGYLLEKSLSVDNIFVFVLIFSHFSVPPQYQHRVLFWGILGALVMRAALILTGAAIIESFHWVIYIFGAFLVFTGAKMLATINQKPDMEGNRLVRLIRRRFRVTENFEGHKFFTRRDGLLYLTPLMVVLILVEVTDVVFALDSIPAIFAITTDPFIVYTSNVFAILGLRALYFALVGIIHRFHYLKYGLSLVLMVVGAKMLINAAFGKVIPTEVALLITALLIGGSMLVSVIKTRRLPEAAGTEEAIHGWVPGSPATKSESGAKVPPKTRQ
- a CDS encoding hemolysin family protein; this encodes MDAIWLELVIVLLLILANGYFAGAELAIVSVRRGRMAQLAAEGNKRAQVVEQLLSDPHRFLATVQIGVTLVGTMASAVGGAAAIEVIKPILQQVPVRVISNAAEPLALFLVVGCIAYLSLILGELVPKALALEHSERIALGVARPIRFLARIGGVAVFTLTLSSRTVLRLLGIKATGERAFITKEEIQHLVAEGRETGGVTPSEQEFIRNVFEFSKTQVREVMVPRPRIVALDLGEDRDQILKIVVDSQYSRFPVYRGEIDNVVGFIHGKDLLGQAVQNPDFNLESLLRTPFFVPEAKKVNDLLREMQRGHIHMAMVVDEYGSLSGVVTTEDLLEELVGEIEDEHDQGEPQRIQRLKDGGYLVDALLPLNDLEDLLGVRFAEGMPYETLAGLILFELGHFPVEGERVAWGDYLLTCVKVTPTAIRKVKIELVKP
- a CDS encoding ADP-ribosylglycohydrolase family protein encodes the protein MADTTIQDRAAGAVMGAFIGDALGLGPHWYYDLAELRRDYGEWITGYTDPRPGRYHAGFRAGQLSQAGFILTLMVRSLVDRGGYDEADFCRRLDEDLFPLLDGTPVSGPGGYTSQSIREAWRRRVQQQLPWGQTGGHADTTEAIERILAIAVRYACQPGRLASAITANTILTQSDDTVVSMTVAYGAVLGLLVQGHPLDTKLSGKLMDLVKTGELPFHAVTRADLQPPRPGDPDPPRAGRFASPDALLTPSYMAAAAADPDIRIEPAWKVSIVYGMPCAIYHQLPAAYYLAARFPDDFEAAVLHAVNGGGQNQARTILAGALAGAQTGLSGIPQRFLDGLQDAATLGNLAVELASKVGDSTGSQ